In Hemitrygon akajei chromosome 9, sHemAka1.3, whole genome shotgun sequence, the following are encoded in one genomic region:
- the mea1 gene encoding male-enhanced antigen 1, translated as MEFEARTMSPERVLPEPEAEAEGQGHGSGLGPAAWSSEEEEEEEEEELAGSIPEEEPGPAAGYRYLPLEQEPGVALGHPEPDIEERLQELRLYLPEAPVDSEEDEPPEHSSQHSIPMDPEHVELVKRTMAAIKFPSLGVPAWAQEISDEQWQSVVRQTIENRRSVVAAKE; from the exons ATGGAATTTGAAGCCCGGACTATGAGCCCGGAACGAGTGTTGCCCGAACCCGAGGCTGAGGCCGAGGGGCAGGGCCACGGTAGCGGGTTGGGTCCGGCGGCGTGGAGCagtgaggaagaggaggaggaagaggaggaggagttgGCGGGGTCTATTCCTGAGGAAGAGCCCGGACCCGCCGCCGGTTACCGGTACCTGCCCCTGGAGCAGGAACCCGGGGTCGCTCTCGGGCATCCCGAGCCCGACATCGAGGAGCGGCTGCAG GAATTGCGTCTTTACTTGCCCGAGGCACCAGTTGACAGCGAGGAGGACGAGCCTCCAGAACACAGCAGTCAGCACTCTATTCCCATGGACCCAG AACATGTGGAATTGGTGAAGAGGACCATGGCTGCAATCAAATTTCCCAGCTTAGGTGTTCCAGCTTGGGCCCAGGAAATCTCGGATGAGCAGTGGCAGTCTGTTGTCCGACAAACAATAGAGAACAGGCGGTCAGTGGTGGCAGCTAAAGAGTAA